One Watersipora subatra chromosome 4, tzWatSuba1.1, whole genome shotgun sequence genomic window carries:
- the LOC137395196 gene encoding uncharacterized protein FLJ43738-like: MCISRLDTPVRSVLDAFVSVSIDKDLLTPELTRELNPLSIKIKSVKNLPDEPVSYETLRKKCHPCSLSYDFFRHATHTTRRNPQEKNLYWDDLNVVLLGTLSNAQLTEYFLGPPMEVRVHDRDKLPSASVVKPALFGHDGEDEKINNVGYISGKRTRYNALKDRPASWDPYGVAKVNMADFLLGQKIINLQIPVHSCALPDILGRQAETGKVIGMPGSVDGPTDPPMPPGVYMDSHTMLKVKLEVAVPLTTTQEVAIKPYKAPTLECPFGRVLYIFDQKNKGKAKTLLSLISQINAKGLGLDSLSPVVLDAALSTYKLSAEQQTRKDLDIVTGFQLMDGKRHLFILEGLAEKAIQMVWARMSKPKEGVKVLYNSDLTFSRRLYGALDVDLTRVKLHEPIDMIVQQPLLFVRDMVPRHCFTALTKLDQLVNCADMRAASHNHLFPSADEIVSMSREFGVPLTADDLITDAEKSAVSEGSGSKSAIPVIATARPTRSRVQLKEPLDMSNNRYLEALKSRQMTAEGMDCLTDNIRTVMLESRQNRLRKHHVPVQHSAQRVAQNYSTSTFNSTELAKDMIRKNLDKDTLYTYNPEYHHSATFVPVNVEEVRKNEKLEQERRRVSKKDWTFPEVKTLQQCNEHSRRPDAARVDALNEEWAENLNHRNKLNPTLENRELYSWTDRRHDMDTWSYPAKHFEPAPEPPISIMLPGKKLQDEWETDVKKRQEVWQTKFVVEDSSMHFHRCNPQTEAIQRGPKASNELSKLESLLRDPAVKHSFAAPNMRTDIPPLRVVHYPSVDSKAREKGKDVEAVTAQMLRDEVKPVAFKPGPDNDRSWSMERNRVPAVTYDHAENGYFNLYHHPQHDQMTYKRHIHPLNETEYKSTYLFADPNEADASRQRHTTLQMSSAKC, encoded by the exons GTGCCATCCATGCTCTTTGTCTTACGACTTCTTCAGACATGCAACACATACAACAAGAAGAAATCCTCAAGAGAAGAATCTCTACTGGGATGATCTCAATGTG GTTCTATTGGGAACCCTCTCTAACGCCCAACTTACAGAATATTTCCTGGGACCACCTATGGAGGTCAGGGTTCATGATAGAGACAAGCTGCCAAGCGCATCTGTTGTAAAGCCAGCATTGTTCGGCCACGACGGGGAAGATGAAAAGATAAACAATGTCGGGTACATCTCAG GGAAACGAACACGGTATAATGCTCTTAAGGATAGACCAGCCTCATGGGATCCTTATGGAGTGGCCAAGGTAAATATGGCTGACTTCCTGTTGGGACAGAAGATAATAAACCTACAGATACCGGTGCATAGCTGCGCACTTCCTGACATTCTAGGAAGACAAGCTGAAACTGGCAAG GTGATCGGTATGCCAGGAAGTGTGGATGGACCTACAGATCCTCCAATGCCTCCTGGTGTATACATGGATTCACATACCATGTTGAAAGTCAAGTTGGAAGTGGCAGTTCCTCTCACGACTACCCAGGAAGTGGCGATTAAACCGTACAAAGCTCCCACTTTAGAG TGTCCATTTGGGAGAGTGCTCTACATATTCGACCAGAAAAATAAAGGAAAGGCCAAGACTCTGCTTAGTTTGATCTCACAGATAAATGCCAAAGGACTAGGGCTAGACAGCCTGTCTCCCGTGGTGTTAGACGCAGCACTTTCTACGTATAAGCTCTCGGC AGAGCAACAGACCAGAAAAGATTTGGACATAGTCACAGGATTTCAACTAATGGATGGGAAACGCCACCTTTTCATTCTCGAGGGTCTTGCGGAAAAAGCCATTCAGATGGTTTGGGCTCGGATGAGCAAGCCAAAAGAAG GTGTAAAGGTTCTCTACAACTCTGATCTAACATTTAGTCGACGGTTATACGGTGCGCTGGATGTCGACTTAACTAGGGTAAAGCTGCATGAGCCTATCGACATGATAGTCCAACAACCGCTCTTGTTTGTGAGAGACATGGTACCTCGGCACTGCTTCACTGCCCTTACTAAGCTTGATCAG CTAGTCAATTGCGCTGACATGAGAGCTGCCTCTCACAACCATCTCTTCCCTTCCGCTGATGAAATTGTATCAATGAGTCGTGAGTTTGGCGTACCGCTAACAGCAGACGACTTAATTACAG ATGCAGAGAAGTCAGCCGTGTCAGAGGGGTCAGGCAGCAAGAGTGCCATACCAGTCATTGCCACAGCCCGTCCTACTCGTAGCAGAGTGCAGCTAAAGGAGCCACTCGACATGTCTAATAACAGATACTTAGAGGCCCTGAAAAGTCGCCAGATGACAGCAGAGGGCATGGACTGTCTGACAGATAACATT AGAACAGTTATGTTGGAGTCAAGACAGAATAGACTACGCAAGCACCATGTGCCTGTGCAGCACAGCGCTCAGAGGGTTGCACAGAATTACAGCACTTCCACTTTCAACTCCACGGAACTCGCCAAGGATATGATCAGGAAGAACTTAGACAAG GACACTCTATATACATACAACCCTGAATACCACCATTCCGCCACATTTGTGCCTGTCAATGTCGAGGAAGTGAGAAAGAATGAGAAGTTAGAGCAGGAGAGGAGGCGTGTCTCTAAGAAAGACTGGACATTCCCTGAGGTAAAAACCCTGCAGCAGTGCAATGAACACTCACGCAGACCTGATGCAGCGAGAGTTGACGCACTCAATGAG GAGTGGGCCGAAAATCTGAATCATCGCAACAAGTTGAACCCGACTCTTGAAAATCGAGAGCTTTATTCCTGGACTGATCGGCGGCATGATATGGACACGTGGAGTTACCCAGCCAAACATTTTGAGCCTGCGCCTGAACCACCAATCAGCATCATGCTGCCAGGCAAGAAACTGCAG GATGAGTGGGAGACAGATGTAAAGAAACGACAGGAAGTATGGCAAACTAAATTTGTTGTTGAAGATTCCTCCATGCATTTTCACCGTTGCAACCCTCAAACAGAAGCTATTCAACGAGGTCCAAAGGCTAGCAATGAACTTTCCAAGCTAGAAAGTCTTCTGAGAGATCCAGCAGTGAAGCATTCGTTCGCTGCTCCTAACATGAGAACGG ACATTCCACCACTCCGAGTTGTACATTACCCGAGTGTGGATAGCAAAGCTCGAGAGAAGGGCAAGGATGTGGAAGCTGTGACAGCCCAAATGTTGAGAGACGAAGTGAAACCAGTCGCATTCAAACCAGGACCGGACAACGATCGTAGTTGGAGCATGGAGAGAAACAGGGTGCCCGCAGTCACCTATGATCACGCAGAGAACGGATATTTCAA TCTTTACCATCATCCACAACATGACCAGATGACTTACAAGAGACACATCCATCCACTGAATGAGACAGAGTACAAGTCTACCTACTTGTTTGCTGACCCAAATGAGGCGGATGCCAGTCGACAGCGCCACACCACACTCCAGATGTCTTCAGCTAAGTGCTGA